The DNA sequence TACTGACCAGCCCGGTCGAGTCCGCCGCAAAAGTAGCGGATCCGCCATTGGCATTGAAGACGGTATCCACCCGGGTATTGGCAGCCGGAGGTGTATAGTTTTTACCCGCCAAAGCAAGGGTTTGGCTTTCGAGGCCCAGAGGCAAAAAGATCGCTTTTGCAGGCGGGCGGAACCAGCCCAGCGAACCCGTCACCTGCGTATCGGCCGCGACGACGTTGAGACTGACGGAAGAGGTGACTTGGCCTTTGCCACCGTAGAGCGGTGTATGGTGATGAAGCAGGCCCTTCAATTTGATGTCCAGTAACACGTCGCTTATGGCATCATTGAGCAACGGTGCCGAATAGGTGAAGGGAGTGCCGTCTCCCAGAAAACCAGTTCCTTTGCAGAGTCCCGTGCTACTGATGCTGAGACGGCAGAGGCCAAATCCAGCATCCGTTAAAGTGCTGATGCGATAATTGTAATTCCCTGCACGGGGGCAAGGACTGAGGTTATTGAATTTCGGAGCTTGGTGAGCCGTGACGTTAAGCGTTTTATCTCCCATCACACCAACGACTGCGGCGGCCAGCTTCAGCTGCCCCGTGGCGAGAGTGTCTAAGCTGACCGTGATAAAAACGGGCAGTCTGTCAGGCCGGACAATGACGATTGGGATGGTCTTATCAATCGTGATGGCCGAGACGAAGGAATTGACTTTGTTACCCAGGTAAACCTTGCCACTGACACTGCCTTTGTCAGTCAGGGTGAGGGAGAGCTTGCCATTGTCAGGCAGGAAAGCACCACTGAAGGTGCTGGTAAAACGTAAGGGCGCCTCAAAGACGGTGGAAGCATGCTGGAGCAATGGCCGCATAATGATCTGCAGATTGCCCGTTCCGCTGAAGCCATCGAGAGCAATGGCATACTTCACGCCCTTGACCACCGGAATGCGAATTTTGGCAAGTGAGCCGCCACCAGAGTTGTCATCGGCTTTATCGAGCAAGGTCAGCTTATTGACAGCCGTCCCTTTATACACTGCGATAACCGTGTCCGTAGTGCTGCCGGCCGTATCCAACTCCACGTAGCCGCTGAACGTCGGTGTGGTTTGGTACCAGATGGAACGGAGTGTTGTGCGCCCAAACCGCGAGTGATTGGGCTCATCGGTCTCCTGGGTGGCTTCGGCATTGTTGACGATAACCGCGGTATCCAAAGCCAACACAGTCGCATTGGCGAAGTTGTCATTCGCAGGTGGAGCTGCCTGGAGAGATGCGGCCAAGCCTAAAAAAAGGCTACTTGTGACCAAGGCAGCCCGAGCAAGAAGTGTAGATGGTGATTTCATGCGAAAATTTCTTTCCATGAGTGTTTACCTCTTTTTGAGAAGAATTGTGTCAGCCAAACTGCTAAAATTATCGTTTATAGTAAACAAAATTTTCCAGTTTCCTGAACGAATCCCCGTAAAGTTTAGCCCTTTCACTGGCGGGCTGGCATTCTAGCAGCTAGAATGAAGGCCCCGCTGCACGGCGGGTAAAACGAACACTATGTGCGGAATTGTTGGCTACATCGGCAAGCGGCAGGCCAGCCCGATCCTTTTGGATGGGCTGCGCAGGCTGGAATATCGCGGCTATGACTCAGCGGGCCTGGCTCTCCTGAATGGCGGTGACACAGTCGAAATCATCAAACGGGCGGGCCGTATTGATAACCTGCGGCAGGCCGTGGCGGAGATCGCCCCGGAAGGCTGCACGGGCATCTCCCACACCCGCTGGGCCACTCACGGTGCCCCTACGGATGAAAATGCCCACCCCCATCGCGACCAAGGCGGCAAGCTGGTGCTCGTCCACAATGGCGTCATTGAGAACTACCAGACACTCCGCGATCAATTGCTCGCGCAAGGTGATACTTTTGAGTCGCAGACCGATACCGAAGTCCTAGCTCACATGGTGGGACGTTACTTCGATGCCAGCGATGAAACCGATGGCCCTACCCGCCTACGCACAGCTCTGAAACAGGCCTTGGCCAAGGTGAAGGGCACCTACGGCATCGCAGCCATGCATGCCGAGGTTCCCGGAGTTATCGTCGGCGCTCGTCTAGGCAGCCCGCTGGTCGTCGGCTTGGGCGATGGGGAACACTACCTCGCCAGCGACGTTTCCGCCATCGTCGCCCACACGCGCGACGTGGTTTATCTGAATGACCACGACATCGTCAGCCTCAGCAGTGACCGCTATGACGTCACCTCCATGGATGGTGGCATTGCTCAGGTGAAAGTCAGCCGTGTGGAATTCACAGCCGATGACGCCGAAAAAGGCGACTTCCCGCATTACATGCTCAAGGAAATCTTCGAGCAGCCAAACTCCCTTCGCAATGCCATGCGCGGCCGCCTTTCCCGCGATGACGGCATGGCCATCCTGGGCGGGCTAAACATGACCCCGCAGGAGCTGCGCGGCATAGACCGCATCATCCTCAGCGGCTGTGGCACGGCCTTCCACGCAGCCATGGTGGGTGAATACGTCATCGAGACCCTGGCCCGTGTGCCTACGGAGGTGGAGATCGCCAGCGAATTCCGCTATCGCAACGTCCCAGCAGACAAGAATACCCTGCAGTTCGTCCTTAGCCAGAGCGGTGAGACCATTGATACCCTGGCCGCCATGCGTGAAGCGCGGCGCAAAGGCATCAAATGCCTGGGCATCGTCAACAGTGTGGGCAGCACCATCGCTCGTGAAAGCGACGGCGGCTGCTACATCCATGCGGGCCCGGAAATCGGCGTGGCAGCGACGAAGACCTTCACCTCCCAGGTGATGATCATGAACCTCCTTGGCATGCTCTTTGGCCGCATCCATCACCTCTCTACCGCCGATGGCATGGAGATGATTGACGAGATGGAAGCCATCCCGGACAAAATCGCCAGCATCCTCAAGCAGACGGATCGCATCAAGGCCATCGCCGAGAAACACGCAAACGCCGAAGGCATGCTCTTCATGGGCCGCCAGGCCAACTATCCCGTGGCTCTCGAAGGCGCGCTGAAGATGAAGGAAATCAGCTACATCTATGCCAGCGGTCACCCCAGTGCCGAGCTAAAGCACGGCGTCATCGCCCTGGTGAAGCCGGACATGCCCTCCATCTTCATCGCACCGGATGATGCCGTGTTCGATAAGAACGTCAGCAACATCGAAGAAGTGCTGGCACGCAAAGGCCCCGTCGTCTGTGTCACCACCGAAGGTCGCACCGAGCTGGAACGCCTCACCGAGGATGTGATCTACGTCCCCGATTGCCCCTCCTACCTCAGCCCCCTCCTCACGGTGATCCCGCTGCAGTTACTCTCCTATTACACCGCCGTCGCCCGCGGCTGCGATGTGGACAAACCGCGCAACCTTGCCAAGAGCGTGACCGTGGAGTAGTCCAAGCCAGCATTCCATCAGACGGCCTCTTCACCGAGGCCGTCTTTTTTGTGTCCCCGCCCCGTCCACCTAGTAGCCAAGACGGCACGCTTGTTTACCTTTCCAGGCATAAAACAAAAACACCCCAGCAGAGTCTGCTGAGGTGTTTGTGAAAAATAGAATGACCTAAAAAGGCCAGAAGCGGATTAAGCTTCGCTGTTGTAAGCCTGCTCCTTGACGGTCATGGCCTGCTTGCCCTTACGGCCACGCAGATAATGAAGACGTGCACGGCGGACTTTGCCAGACTTCACGACTTCGATCTTCGCCACTTTAGGGCTGTGAACTGGGAACACACGCTCCACGCCTTCACCGTAAGAAATCTTGCGGACGGTGAATGCTTCATTCAGGCCTGCGCCTTTGTGGGAGATGATGATGCCCGCGAAGATCTGAATACGCTCCTTGTCACCTTCGATGACTCGGGTGTGGATTTTCACACTGTCACCCACGTGGAAAGACGCGACGTCTTTCTTGAGTTGTTCAGAGTCAATTTTGTCGATGATGTTGCTCATAATGTGCGGGGCGAATGGGATCTCTCAAACCCGTTCCCATGACAGGCGAACGGGACGAGGGGCGGTCATATTGGATGCTTTTACTTTTTTCGCAACCAGTTTTTCCATCTTGCTTGCCCAAAGCTCTCACTAGGGGCATAACCAGCCAGATGATAGCCGACTATCTCCTCATTGATGTGGGCAACGGCCGCACCAAATTGGGCCTCGCCACCCAAGAGGCTCTTTTGGATCGCCGCGACCTGCCAACGAAGGGCATCACCCCTGAACTCGCTCTCGAAAGCGTCGCTGGCTGGCAGTTTCGCCAGGCCATCCTTTGCAGCGTCGTCCCGGCCGCCATCGCCGCCTTTCAGCAGGCCTTCCCCGACCTCCTTGTCCTGCGTCATGATACGCCCATGGGCATCGGCATTCGTTACCCCAAGCCTGAAAGCATCGGCCCAGACCGCCTCGCCAATGCCGTCGCCCTCGCTCATCTCCACGGGGCACCGGGAGTGGTCATTGACTTCGGCACCGCCGTCACCTTTGACATCCTTTCGGCTGATAGGCACTACATCGGCGGCGTCATCGCCCCGGGACTGCGCCTGATGACCGATTATCTCCACGAGCGCACCGCCCTGCTCCCGCAGGTGGAACTGCGCGAACCAGACACCGCCATCGGACAATCCACTGTCGGTGCCATCCAGGCTGGCGCTGCCATCGGCTATCGCGGTATGATCAAAGGCATCCTGGTAGCCCTGAAAAAAGAGCTGCCAGCCGGTCCTCTCCACATCGTCGCCACCGGTGGTGATGCGGGATGGATCATCTCCGGGATGGAGGACGACATCACGGTGGACCCGGATTTGACCTTGCATGGGCTGCGTTTGGTGGGCAATCTCCGCGCCCTCACCCATGTCTGAAAGTTCTATCACCTCGGTCGGCATTGATTTCGGCGGCACCTCGGTCAAACTCGGCGTCTGCCGCGGCGGCGAATTGCTGACCACGGATGCCCCCATCCCCACGGCTAATTTTCCTGGCCCAGCCGCTCTCATTGGCGAAATGGCCAGTCGTGTGGCCAAACTGCGGGAGACTTACCCAGACATTGCGGCCATCGGCGTCGGCGTCCCTGGACTGGTGGATTTCGACCATGGTTTTGTTCATGTTCTGACCAATGTTCCCGGCTGGAAACACGTCCCGCTGAAAGCCATTTTGGGCGAAAAAACCGGTCTCCCCGTGGTGGTGGAAAATGACGCGAACGCTATGGCCTATGCGGAGTTTCGCTACGGCGCTGCTCGCGGCCTGAAAAATGTAGTGGCCCTGACCATGGGCACCGGCATCGGTGGAGGCCTCATCCTCAATGGGCAACTCTATCGCGGCAGCGGCTGCGCAGCCGGCGAGATCGGCCAGATGAGCATCGAATGCGATGGCCGCTCGGGTCACTATGGCAACTTGGGAGCGCTTGAAAAATACACGGGCAACCGCGAGATCGCCGAGCACGCCGTGCAACGTTATGCTGAAGCCCACGTGAAAAAAACCGTGGAAGAATGCACCCCCAAAAACATCGCCGATGCCGCCAAGGCAGGCGATGACATCGCCCGCCAGATCTGGGATGAAATCGCCGACTGGTTAGGCACCTCTCTCTCCAGCATCGCGTGGCTGCTAAACCCAGATGCCTTCGTCATCGGCGGGGGTGTGGCTCAAGCAGGCGATCTGATCTTTGATCCGCTCAAGCGCAAGGTTCAGTCCATGCTCAGCACCGTGGTTTGGGAGCGTTTGCAGATCTTGCCCGCTCGATTCAGCAATGAATCCGGCATCATCGGCAATGCCGCCCTTGCGGCAGATTCCATCGCCTGATTTTCTCAGCGCCTACCATTCGTAAAGCCCCGCCTGTGAGCAGCAGGCGGTAGCCGTTGGCAGCCTTCGGTTAGTCGCGCCCCATGGCCTGCTCCAGCTTTAGCCGCTCGGCTTCAAACTCTTCCTCGGTCATCTTGCGCGGCACCGTCATGGTCGGTTCAAAGATCACGCGCACGGTGGAAAATGGCAGCGGCAGCATGAACTGATCCCAGCTCTTTTTGATCCTCAAAGCGCGGCTGTATTCCACCCGCACGGGAACGATGGTGCCGCCTGTCAATTGCCCCAGTTTGATGATGCCCGGCTGGAGCTGATACATAGGCCCGCGAGGCCCATCTGGAGTGATGCCGATGTCCCTCCCCTCCTTCACTTTCTCCGCCATCATGATCAGAGCACTCAGACCTTTTTGCGGCTTGGAGCTAGAACCGCGCGCGGCCTCAAAACCAAAGGTCGCACACACATCTGCAATGATCTGGCCATCGCCACTGGGGCTGCTCAAAATAGCCCCGGGGATGTGTGCAAACCAAAGCTCATGCACATACGGAATGACAAACATTCGGTTATGCCAAAACGCCCAGATCCATCCCGTGCGCGACGTATTGAATGCGCCCGCCTTATCCACCACCTCAAAGCGCAGCGTCGCACCGATGCCACGCATGAGCAGTGCGATCACCTTGCCGATGTTCTTGATCCGTATCTTGGCCATGAAAGCCACTCATAGAGGGGGCCATGCCAGCGTGCAAGCAGGTCACTTCAACATCGCTTCAAGACCCAAGCGCCAGGCGGGCCAGTCGTGACCTCCAGGCACCTCATGATAGTTTTCACTTGTGAGCAGACTTTGCGCAAAGAACCGATTCGACGTCAGATGACGGTCCCGCAGACCACAGGCCAGTGCCATGGGAATCTTGCGCTGGCCGGTAGGTAGCCAAGCCTTCTGAAAACGAGCCCAGAGCAACCTCATGGAGGAATCCTTATCCACCGCTTCCACCGTCCCTGGTTTCCACGAGGCCAGCCCACCGGCCTGCGCAATCTCCTCCAGCAAAGCAGGCTCTCCTAGATAGGGAGCCAAAAGCAGCACCTCCTGCACAGCCTGAGGATATTTGAGCGCTGCGATCAAAGCTCCCAGTCCCCCCATGGACACACCCACCAGTGTTACCTTCATTCCATCTCTAACAGCAGGAGACAAAATCTCTTCCCAAAGGCAAGCCTCCACCGTGCGGTTCATG is a window from the Prosthecobacter dejongeii genome containing:
- the glmS gene encoding glutamine--fructose-6-phosphate transaminase (isomerizing) translates to MCGIVGYIGKRQASPILLDGLRRLEYRGYDSAGLALLNGGDTVEIIKRAGRIDNLRQAVAEIAPEGCTGISHTRWATHGAPTDENAHPHRDQGGKLVLVHNGVIENYQTLRDQLLAQGDTFESQTDTEVLAHMVGRYFDASDETDGPTRLRTALKQALAKVKGTYGIAAMHAEVPGVIVGARLGSPLVVGLGDGEHYLASDVSAIVAHTRDVVYLNDHDIVSLSSDRYDVTSMDGGIAQVKVSRVEFTADDAEKGDFPHYMLKEIFEQPNSLRNAMRGRLSRDDGMAILGGLNMTPQELRGIDRIILSGCGTAFHAAMVGEYVIETLARVPTEVEIASEFRYRNVPADKNTLQFVLSQSGETIDTLAAMREARRKGIKCLGIVNSVGSTIARESDGGCYIHAGPEIGVAATKTFTSQVMIMNLLGMLFGRIHHLSTADGMEMIDEMEAIPDKIASILKQTDRIKAIAEKHANAEGMLFMGRQANYPVALEGALKMKEISYIYASGHPSAELKHGVIALVKPDMPSIFIAPDDAVFDKNVSNIEEVLARKGPVVCVTTEGRTELERLTEDVIYVPDCPSYLSPLLTVIPLQLLSYYTAVARGCDVDKPRNLAKSVTVE
- the rplS gene encoding 50S ribosomal protein L19, with product MSNIIDKIDSEQLKKDVASFHVGDSVKIHTRVIEGDKERIQIFAGIIISHKGAGLNEAFTVRKISYGEGVERVFPVHSPKVAKIEVVKSGKVRRARLHYLRGRKGKQAMTVKEQAYNSEA
- a CDS encoding type III pantothenate kinase → MIADYLLIDVGNGRTKLGLATQEALLDRRDLPTKGITPELALESVAGWQFRQAILCSVVPAAIAAFQQAFPDLLVLRHDTPMGIGIRYPKPESIGPDRLANAVALAHLHGAPGVVIDFGTAVTFDILSADRHYIGGVIAPGLRLMTDYLHERTALLPQVELREPDTAIGQSTVGAIQAGAAIGYRGMIKGILVALKKELPAGPLHIVATGGDAGWIISGMEDDITVDPDLTLHGLRLVGNLRALTHV
- a CDS encoding ROK family protein, which translates into the protein MSESSITSVGIDFGGTSVKLGVCRGGELLTTDAPIPTANFPGPAALIGEMASRVAKLRETYPDIAAIGVGVPGLVDFDHGFVHVLTNVPGWKHVPLKAILGEKTGLPVVVENDANAMAYAEFRYGAARGLKNVVALTMGTGIGGGLILNGQLYRGSGCAAGEIGQMSIECDGRSGHYGNLGALEKYTGNREIAEHAVQRYAEAHVKKTVEECTPKNIADAAKAGDDIARQIWDEIADWLGTSLSSIAWLLNPDAFVIGGGVAQAGDLIFDPLKRKVQSMLSTVVWERLQILPARFSNESGIIGNAALAADSIA
- a CDS encoding lysophospholipid acyltransferase family protein; its protein translation is MAKIRIKNIGKVIALLMRGIGATLRFEVVDKAGAFNTSRTGWIWAFWHNRMFVIPYVHELWFAHIPGAILSSPSGDGQIIADVCATFGFEAARGSSSKPQKGLSALIMMAEKVKEGRDIGITPDGPRGPMYQLQPGIIKLGQLTGGTIVPVRVEYSRALRIKKSWDQFMLPLPFSTVRVIFEPTMTVPRKMTEEEFEAERLKLEQAMGRD
- a CDS encoding alpha/beta fold hydrolase, which codes for MTRFHFAQLLCLLPLSSCRLLPPAATRPVKKLVFEPVSGEAKELVVMLPGRYSSPMEFDREGMVALVQKNRPNARVVVPDLHMGYYMNRTVEACLWEEILSPAVRDGMKVTLVGVSMGGLGALIAALKYPQAVQEVLLLAPYLGEPALLEEIAQAGGLASWKPGTVEAVDKDSSMRLLWARFQKAWLPTGQRKIPMALACGLRDRHLTSNRFFAQSLLTSENYHEVPGGHDWPAWRLGLEAMLK